One Chryseobacterium wanjuense genomic region harbors:
- a CDS encoding phospho-sugar mutase — MTTLEKAKLWLSDTFDKETRDAVQLLIDSNSPDLEDSFYRELEFGTGGMRGIMGVGTNRLNKYTLGQATQGLANYMLKQFKGEEISVAIAYDVRNNSREFGKLVADVLTANGIKVLLFKNHRPTPELSFTVRDKKCNGGIVLTASHNPPEYNGYKVYWNDGAQIVPPHDEAIINEVYSVKFDEIKFNGNDDLIEWIGEEQDEVYIDACIENSTYQDVGKGNLNIVFTSIHGTTYTTVPKALEKAGFKKIDLVREQMIPSGNFPTVDSPNPEEPAALEMAMDLAKITNADIVIGTDPDGDRLGIAVRNLDGEIQLLNGNQTNTILTYYILNEWRKQERITGKEFIGSTIVTSDIFFDIAQRFGVDCKVGLTGFKWIGKMIRDFEGKEKFICGGEESFGFMTGDFVRDKDSCGSIVLACEIAAWCKANGRTMYQYLIEIYQELGMYYEGLVNLVRKGKDGAEEIENMMKNFRENPPKELAGSPVEEVKDFKEQTNFIVSQNDKKVMNDIPKSNVLIYYTQDGTKVCVRPSGTEPKIKFYISVKDSITSEADFRDKLNSLDEKINQVKKDLQLT, encoded by the coding sequence ATGACAACATTAGAAAAAGCAAAACTTTGGTTAAGCGATACATTTGATAAAGAAACGAGAGATGCTGTTCAACTTTTAATTGACAGCAATTCGCCTGATCTGGAAGACTCTTTTTACAGAGAGCTCGAATTCGGAACAGGAGGGATGAGAGGAATTATGGGTGTCGGAACCAATCGTTTAAATAAATATACATTAGGTCAAGCTACACAGGGACTTGCGAATTATATGTTAAAGCAATTTAAAGGAGAAGAAATTAGTGTGGCGATTGCTTATGATGTAAGAAATAATTCAAGAGAATTCGGAAAATTGGTGGCAGATGTTTTGACGGCAAACGGAATTAAAGTATTGCTTTTCAAAAATCACAGACCGACTCCGGAATTGTCTTTCACGGTGCGTGACAAAAAATGTAACGGAGGAATTGTATTAACAGCTTCTCATAATCCGCCTGAATATAACGGTTATAAAGTATATTGGAATGATGGCGCACAAATCGTTCCGCCACATGATGAAGCCATCATTAATGAAGTATATTCCGTGAAATTTGATGAGATTAAATTTAACGGAAACGATGATCTGATCGAATGGATTGGAGAGGAGCAGGATGAAGTGTATATCGACGCTTGTATCGAAAACTCTACGTATCAGGATGTTGGTAAGGGAAATTTAAATATTGTTTTCACATCCATCCACGGAACGACGTATACAACGGTTCCGAAAGCCTTAGAGAAAGCAGGTTTCAAGAAAATTGATCTGGTAAGGGAGCAGATGATTCCGAGTGGAAATTTCCCGACGGTGGATTCTCCCAATCCTGAAGAACCGGCAGCGTTGGAAATGGCGATGGATCTTGCAAAAATCACAAATGCTGATATCGTGATCGGAACAGATCCGGATGGCGACAGACTGGGTATTGCCGTAAGAAATCTGGATGGAGAAATTCAGTTACTGAATGGAAATCAGACCAATACGATTCTTACCTACTATATTTTAAATGAATGGAGAAAACAGGAAAGAATTACCGGAAAGGAATTCATCGGTTCTACGATCGTTACTTCTGATATTTTCTTCGATATTGCCCAGAGATTCGGTGTCGACTGCAAAGTAGGACTTACCGGATTCAAATGGATCGGAAAAATGATCCGTGATTTTGAAGGAAAAGAGAAATTCATTTGCGGTGGTGAAGAAAGTTTCGGATTCATGACGGGAGATTTTGTTCGTGATAAAGATTCTTGCGGAAGTATCGTTTTGGCTTGCGAAATTGCAGCCTGGTGTAAAGCCAACGGAAGAACGATGTATCAGTACCTGATCGAGATTTACCAGGAGCTGGGAATGTATTATGAAGGATTGGTAAACCTTGTCAGAAAAGGGAAAGACGGAGCAGAAGAAATTGAAAATATGATGAAAAACTTCCGCGAAAATCCTCCGAAAGAATTGGCGGGTTCACCAGTGGAAGAAGTGAAAGATTTTAAGGAACAGACCAATTTCATTGTTTCACAAAATGATAAAAAAGTAATGAATGACATTCCAAAATCGAATGTTTTGATCTACTATACTCAGGATGGAACGAAAGTTTGCGTAAGACCTTCAGGAACAGAACCCAAAATTAAATTTTACATCTCAGTAAAAGATTCCATTACTTCTGAAGCAGATTTCAGAGATAAACTGAACTCTTTGGATGAGAAAATTAATCAGGTAAAAAAAGATTTACAACTAACATAA
- a CDS encoding NAD(P)H-binding protein, which produces MKALVIGATGATGKDLVNQLLTDKDFEEIDVFVRKPLDIQNNKLKVHVVNFENPDEWKNMVKGDVAFSCLGTTLKTAGSKEAQRKVDFDYQYEFAKAAKENNVEDYILVSAYGADPKSKIFYSKMKGELEEAVKQLHFNKITIFKPGMLERKDSDRSGEVLGSRIIKFANKLGLLESQKPLPTDILAKAMIKSSKIKSNGYSSIKLGNIFCFAEKTNE; this is translated from the coding sequence ATGAAAGCTTTGGTAATTGGTGCTACGGGTGCCACAGGAAAAGATTTAGTCAATCAATTGCTTACTGATAAAGACTTTGAAGAAATCGACGTTTTTGTGAGAAAACCTCTTGATATTCAGAATAATAAATTGAAAGTACATGTCGTAAATTTTGAAAATCCTGACGAGTGGAAAAATATGGTGAAAGGTGATGTTGCTTTTTCATGTCTCGGAACGACTCTAAAAACAGCGGGAAGCAAGGAAGCACAAAGGAAAGTGGATTTTGATTATCAGTACGAATTTGCAAAAGCAGCCAAAGAAAATAATGTGGAAGATTATATTTTGGTTTCCGCTTACGGAGCCGATCCGAAATCTAAAATTTTCTATTCTAAAATGAAAGGCGAGCTTGAAGAAGCCGTAAAACAGTTACATTTCAACAAAATCACCATCTTCAAACCCGGAATGCTCGAAAGAAAAGATTCTGACAGATCGGGAGAAGTTTTGGGAAGCCGAATTATAAAATTTGCTAATAAATTAGGTCTTTTGGAAAGTCAGAAACCTTTGCCCACCGATATTTTAGCCAAAGCCATGATTAAATCTTCAAAAATAAAGAGCAACGGCTATTCAAGCATAAAGCTGGGGAATATTTTTTGTTTTGCGGAGAAAACGAATGAGTGA
- a CDS encoding GIN domain-containing protein, with product MKNILYALMLVALVSCGKVSPKGNIERKDVDVSEFVNLDLDGKFRVFYGRGTKNFVEIETYPNVADNLDVDVKDKTLSIKEKRGTKGVDFYNITIYSKYNLEKVAISDSVEMNISSEIKTDNFRLNLKNNATFMGSVNTRRAEVEMQNRSRANFLGQTKDAVIKISDTASLIAPYWKIDNLKIDSKNGNYAEVNVKDSLKGHVQNTAKFIYYNDPIRAFKIDKDTRVENKKLD from the coding sequence ATGAAAAATATATTATACGCATTAATGCTGGTGGCATTGGTTTCCTGCGGAAAAGTTTCTCCGAAAGGAAATATTGAAAGAAAAGACGTAGATGTGTCAGAATTTGTCAACCTTGATCTGGATGGGAAGTTCCGGGTATTTTATGGAAGGGGAACCAAAAATTTTGTTGAAATAGAAACGTATCCGAATGTTGCTGATAATCTGGATGTTGATGTGAAAGATAAAACATTATCCATCAAGGAAAAAAGAGGAACAAAAGGCGTTGACTTCTATAACATAACCATTTATTCAAAGTATAATCTTGAAAAAGTTGCCATTTCAGATTCTGTGGAAATGAATATTTCGAGTGAAATTAAGACCGATAATTTTAGGCTTAATTTAAAAAATAACGCTACTTTTATGGGTTCGGTAAACACAAGGAGAGCGGAAGTTGAAATGCAGAACCGAAGCAGAGCCAATTTTTTGGGACAGACCAAAGATGCTGTGATAAAGATCTCTGACACAGCAAGTTTGATCGCTCCATATTGGAAAATAGACAACCTGAAAATCGATTCTAAAAATGGAAATTATGCAGAAGTAAATGTAAAAGATTCATTAAAAGGTCATGTTCAGAATACCGCGAAATTTATTTATTATAATGACCCGATTCGTGCATTTAAAATAGATAAAGATACACGAGTAGAAAATAAAAAACTGGATTAA
- a CDS encoding pyridoxal phosphate-dependent aminotransferase, whose protein sequence is MKVSKLAANLIGSEIVKIGNEVNDLKAKGAEIANLTIGDLNSNIYPIPAKLKEEIQKAYQNNLTNYPPANGLLSLRKEVSKDLKTRWNLDYSPEDILITAGSRPLIYAVYKTIVDEGDKVVYPIPSWNNNHYAYLTSADAVEVKTTPENNFLPTADDLRPHLSGAVLVALCSPLNPTGTMFTKEQLSEICELILEENKKRSENEKPLYLMYDQIYSNLTFGAEHVDPVSLFPEMKEYTIYIDGISKCLAATGVRVGWGFGPSHILDKMKALLTHVGAWAPKPEQEATAKYYENPEEVNAFVEDFKEKLETSLKVLHSGIQDLKGKGLAVDSIEPMGALYLTIKLDYIGKTKPDGTVIENSSDLVFYLINEAGVALVPFSAFGEEKSEPWFRASVGGLAIGEITAMMPKLETALNNLK, encoded by the coding sequence GTGAAAGTTTCAAAATTAGCGGCGAACCTGATCGGTTCTGAAATTGTAAAAATTGGTAACGAAGTAAATGATTTAAAAGCAAAGGGAGCGGAAATTGCTAATCTTACGATTGGTGATTTGAATTCTAATATCTATCCGATTCCTGCAAAGTTGAAGGAAGAAATTCAGAAGGCTTATCAGAACAACCTGACAAATTATCCGCCTGCTAACGGACTTTTATCTTTAAGAAAAGAGGTTTCTAAAGACCTAAAAACCAGATGGAATCTTGATTATTCCCCGGAAGATATTTTAATCACGGCTGGTTCAAGACCTTTGATTTACGCGGTGTACAAAACGATCGTCGACGAAGGTGATAAAGTAGTTTATCCGATCCCGTCTTGGAACAACAACCATTATGCCTACCTTACTTCAGCTGATGCGGTAGAAGTGAAGACGACCCCTGAAAACAATTTCCTTCCGACTGCGGATGACTTAAGACCTCACTTGTCGGGAGCAGTTCTGGTAGCGCTTTGCTCGCCTTTGAACCCGACTGGGACGATGTTTACAAAAGAGCAGCTTTCTGAAATTTGTGAATTGATTCTAGAAGAAAATAAAAAAAGAAGCGAGAATGAAAAACCGTTGTACCTGATGTATGACCAAATTTATTCAAACCTTACTTTTGGAGCAGAACACGTTGATCCTGTATCGCTTTTCCCTGAAATGAAGGAATATACAATTTATATCGATGGGATCTCAAAATGCCTTGCTGCGACGGGAGTACGTGTAGGTTGGGGATTTGGTCCGTCTCATATTTTAGACAAAATGAAAGCTCTTTTAACGCACGTTGGAGCTTGGGCGCCAAAACCGGAACAGGAAGCTACTGCAAAATATTATGAAAATCCGGAAGAAGTAAATGCTTTCGTAGAAGATTTCAAAGAAAAATTGGAAACGAGCTTAAAAGTTCTTCACAGCGGAATTCAGGATCTGAAAGGAAAAGGTCTTGCAGTTGACAGTATCGAACCGATGGGAGCGCTTTACCTGACAATCAAATTAGATTATATCGGAAAAACAAAACCGGACGGAACAGTGATCGAAAACTCTTCTGATTTGGTATTTTATTTAATCAATGAAGCCGGAGTTGCTTTGGTTCCTTTCTCAGCTTTTGGGGAAGAAAAGTCTGAGCCTTGGTTCAGAGCTTCTGTTGGTGGTTTAGCGATCGGTGAGATCACAGCCATGATGCCGAAATTAGAAACTGCTTTGAATAATTTAAAATAA
- a CDS encoding DNA topoisomerase subunit B yields the protein MEEKKYTASSIQTLEEMEHVRLRPQMYFEDCFKENNLNSLVFGALCHAIDEYFDNNCNEIIINADGNSFNVKYNAGMSLEKSWDLTKAECIMTKIGACSNEKKHLEVGDEFCRVGMTTINGVSEKCELKTIWNKQKAHFIFEKGKTVFKEISKTDIFEDATTISFEIDKEIFGNFVFELNDLQLKINSLKEKLPNLKIELLN from the coding sequence TTGGAAGAGAAAAAATATACAGCGAGTAGCATTCAGACTTTGGAAGAAATGGAACATGTAAGGCTTCGTCCTCAAATGTATTTTGAAGATTGTTTTAAAGAAAACAATTTAAATTCTCTTGTATTCGGAGCCCTTTGCCACGCCATTGATGAATATTTTGACAATAATTGTAATGAAATCATTATTAATGCTGATGGAAATTCATTTAATGTAAAATATAATGCAGGAATGTCTTTAGAAAAATCTTGGGATTTGACTAAGGCAGAATGTATTATGACAAAAATTGGAGCTTGTAGTAATGAGAAAAAACATTTGGAAGTCGGAGATGAATTTTGTAGAGTTGGAATGACTACAATAAATGGAGTTTCAGAAAAATGTGAATTAAAAACAATCTGGAACAAGCAAAAAGCTCATTTTATTTTCGAAAAAGGAAAAACGGTTTTTAAAGAAATTTCCAAAACGGATATTTTCGAAGATGCAACAACAATCAGTTTTGAGATAGATAAAGAAATCTTTGGAAATTTTGTTTTTGAATTAAATGATCTTCAGCTGAAAATAAATTCATTAAAAGAAAAACTGCCAAATTTAAAAATTGAACTTTTAAATTAA
- a CDS encoding glutathione peroxidase, which yields MKKIFLLALSFVAFLQSCMNQKSEVSKAKTTELMGKSIYDFKVDALEEGKQINFADFKGKKILIVNTASECGFTPQYADLEKVSEEYKDKLVVIGFPANNFGGQEPGSNKEIGAFCQKNYGVTFPMAAKVSVKGDDTAPIFKYLTEKDLNGVKNTTILWNFTKFLVDENGKLIDSFVSTTKPTDEAITKYLK from the coding sequence ATGAAAAAGATATTTTTACTGGCACTTTCCTTCGTAGCATTTTTACAAAGCTGCATGAATCAGAAAAGTGAAGTTTCTAAAGCTAAAACCACAGAACTTATGGGAAAATCAATATATGATTTCAAAGTTGATGCACTGGAAGAAGGCAAACAAATCAACTTTGCAGATTTTAAAGGAAAGAAAATCCTTATTGTAAACACGGCTTCAGAATGCGGTTTTACACCACAATACGCTGATTTGGAGAAAGTTTCAGAAGAGTATAAGGATAAATTAGTAGTGATCGGCTTCCCTGCAAACAATTTCGGTGGTCAGGAACCCGGATCGAATAAGGAAATCGGTGCTTTCTGCCAGAAAAATTACGGAGTAACGTTCCCGATGGCTGCGAAAGTTTCTGTAAAAGGTGATGATACCGCTCCGATCTTTAAATATTTAACTGAAAAAGATTTAAACGGAGTAAAAAATACAACCATCCTTTGGAACTTTACAAAATTCTTAGTCGACGAAAACGGAAAACTAATCGATTCTTTTGTAAGTACTACAAAACCAACGGATGAGGCGATTACGAAGTATTTGAAATAA
- a CDS encoding four helix bundle protein — MSESIVGKKTFEFAIQIVNFYKKFSIEKKEYILSKQILRSETSVGANVREALNAQSKMDFIHKLSISQKECDETIYWLELLFATEYISKEEFESLKGQAQEILKIIRSIIITTKNKTHNS, encoded by the coding sequence ATGAGTGAAAGTATTGTTGGGAAAAAAACTTTTGAATTTGCAATACAGATTGTCAATTTTTATAAAAAGTTTAGTATTGAAAAGAAAGAATACATTTTATCCAAACAAATCTTACGCTCAGAAACTTCTGTTGGAGCTAATGTCAGAGAAGCTTTAAACGCTCAAAGTAAAATGGATTTTATTCACAAATTATCTATTTCTCAAAAAGAATGTGATGAAACAATTTATTGGCTTGAACTTTTATTCGCAACTGAATATATTTCAAAAGAAGAATTTGAAAGTTTAAAAGGACAGGCACAAGAAATACTAAAAATTATCCGGAGTATAATAATAACCACAAAGAATAAGACTCATAACTCATAA
- a CDS encoding MmcQ/YjbR family DNA-binding protein: MDANEILDYCLAKKGVTESFPFDSETLVLKVGTKMFLLMSLEKQPLGINVKTDPEWSSELREQYPQITGAYHMNKTHWNSVMVDGLKRDLTLKMIDQSYELVFKSLTKKIQNEINNS; the protein is encoded by the coding sequence ATGGATGCCAACGAAATCTTAGATTATTGTCTCGCGAAAAAAGGAGTTACAGAAAGTTTTCCGTTTGATAGTGAAACACTTGTATTGAAAGTAGGAACGAAAATGTTTCTCCTTATGAGCCTCGAAAAGCAGCCTTTAGGAATCAATGTAAAAACAGATCCTGAATGGAGCAGTGAGCTTAGGGAACAGTATCCACAAATTACCGGGGCATATCACATGAACAAAACACATTGGAATTCTGTAATGGTAGACGGCTTGAAGCGGGATTTGACCTTAAAAATGATCGATCAGTCGTATGAGCTGGTATTTAAATCTTTAACCAAGAAAATTCAAAACGAAATTAATAATTCATAA
- the kdsB gene encoding 3-deoxy-manno-octulosonate cytidylyltransferase, protein MKIIAVIPARYEASRFPAKLMQMLGEKTVITTTYQNVVETGLFDEVFVATDSEIIFDEIVKNGGKAVMTGQHETGSDRIAEAVQNIDCDIVINVQGDEPFLKLEPLQQLIEVFHNDENQEISLASLKIKLTEKEEIENPNNVKVITDNNGFALYFSRSVIPFHREISYDVSYFKHIGVYAFRKHALIQFSKLEMKPLEISEKIECIRYLEYGMKIKMIETNFIGVGIDTPEDLEKARKIISE, encoded by the coding sequence ATGAAAATAATCGCAGTTATTCCCGCACGCTACGAAGCAAGTCGTTTTCCTGCAAAGCTGATGCAGATGTTGGGTGAGAAAACAGTGATCACGACGACCTACCAGAATGTTGTGGAAACAGGTTTATTCGATGAAGTTTTTGTGGCGACGGATTCCGAAATTATTTTTGATGAAATTGTAAAAAATGGCGGAAAAGCAGTTATGACCGGTCAGCATGAAACCGGAAGCGACAGAATTGCAGAAGCCGTACAAAATATTGATTGTGATATAGTTATCAATGTTCAGGGTGACGAGCCTTTCCTTAAACTAGAACCTCTACAACAGTTAATTGAAGTTTTTCATAACGATGAAAATCAGGAAATTTCTTTAGCTTCATTAAAAATAAAACTGACTGAAAAAGAGGAAATTGAAAACCCAAACAACGTAAAAGTGATTACGGATAATAATGGTTTTGCCCTGTATTTCAGCCGTTCTGTGATTCCTTTTCATCGTGAGATTTCTTATGATGTAAGCTATTTTAAGCATATCGGTGTCTACGCTTTCAGAAAACATGCTTTGATTCAGTTTTCAAAACTGGAGATGAAACCTTTGGAAATTTCCGAAAAGATCGAATGCATCCGTTATCTGGAATATGGCATGAAAATCAAGATGATAGAAACCAATTTCATCGGAGTAGGAATCGATACCCCGGAAGACCTGGAAAAAGCCAGAAAAATAATATCAGAATAA
- a CDS encoding histidine kinase yields MKKLVLVFVLIFSQSIFAQTAKEIIDKNIELSGGLTNWKLLNSVLLQGKVILGVKDEYPIKIYQQRPNLTKTLITINGKDTAVEGYDGTRGYAMNYATNKLQEYPGYVPESFDNDFIDWENKGFEAKYLGKEKIGNIYCHKVELTKNVNKNIYYFDTKNYMLLREIKKDETLDYFDYKKVGNLSMPFRIESSSTKKDGDYVMLINKIDINKVFPANTFRF; encoded by the coding sequence ATGAAGAAATTAGTTTTAGTATTCGTCCTGATATTCTCGCAGTCAATTTTTGCACAAACAGCAAAGGAAATCATTGATAAAAATATTGAATTATCCGGAGGATTAACGAATTGGAAGCTGTTAAATTCTGTATTACTTCAAGGAAAAGTAATCTTGGGAGTAAAAGATGAATACCCGATAAAAATCTATCAGCAGCGTCCGAATCTTACTAAAACACTCATTACCATCAACGGAAAAGATACCGCAGTGGAAGGCTACGACGGAACGAGAGGATATGCCATGAACTATGCCACCAACAAACTTCAGGAATATCCGGGATATGTGCCGGAAAGCTTCGATAATGATTTTATCGACTGGGAAAATAAAGGTTTTGAAGCTAAATATTTAGGAAAAGAAAAAATCGGAAATATTTATTGTCATAAGGTTGAATTAACGAAAAACGTAAACAAAAATATCTATTATTTCGACACAAAAAATTACATGCTTTTAAGAGAAATCAAGAAAGATGAAACATTGGATTATTTCGATTATAAAAAAGTAGGAAATCTGAGTATGCCCTTCAGAATTGAGTCATCATCGACAAAAAAAGACGGAGATTATGTAATGTTGATTAATAAAATCGATATTAATAAAGTTTTTCCTGCTAATACTTTTAGATTTTAA